Proteins co-encoded in one Arachis hypogaea cultivar Tifrunner chromosome 13, arahy.Tifrunner.gnm2.J5K5, whole genome shotgun sequence genomic window:
- the LOC112792538 gene encoding probable inositol transporter 2 — protein MEGGMVEADASAFRECLSLSHKNPYVLRLAFSAGIGGLLFGYDTGVISGALLYIRDDFKSVDRETWLQEAIVSMALAGAIIRASVGGWINDRFGRKKAILIADALFFIGSVIMAAATNPAILIVGRVFVGLGVGMASMASPLYISEASPTRVRGALVSLNGFFITGGQFLAYCINLAFTSAPGTWRWMLGVAAAPAFIQIVLMLLLPESPRWLFRKGREEDGKSILRKIYPPEEVESEINALKDSVEMEMKDSEASGKVSIITLLKTKTVRRGLYAGMGLQIFQQFVGINTVMYYSPTIVQLAGFASNRTALLLSLVTAGLNAFGSILSIYFIDRTGRKKLVLFSLSGVILALVVLTVVFHESATHSPMVSSVDTSHYNNYTCPDYKLGATPAHWDCTKCLKATPHCGFCVSQVNKLVHGACLVSNDTTKDACQNEGKLWYTEGCPSKTGWVALIGLSLYIIFFSPGMGTVPWVVNSEIYPLRYRGICGGMASTSNWISNLIVAQSFLSLTQAIGTAYTFMIFIFITIAAIIFVIIFVPETKGLPIEEVENMLDNRTLHFKFWQTKRRTSYSGVELPHKNHPIN, from the exons ATGGAAGGAGGAATGGTAGAAGCTGATGCATCTGCCTTCAGAGAATGCTTGTCTCTCTCCCATAAGAATCCTTATGTCCTTCGCCTTGCTTTCTCCGCTGGAATTGGTGGCCTTCTCTTTGGTTATGACACTG GGGTGATATCGGGGGCACTTTTATATATAAGAGATGACTTCAAATCAGTGGATAGAGAAACTTGGCTACAG GAAGCCATAGTGAGCATGGCACTTGCAGGAGCAATCATACGGGCGTCGGTTGGGGGATGGATCAACGACCGATTTGGAAGGAAGAAAGCCATTCTCATTGCAGATGCACTCTTCTTCATCGGCTCTGTTATCATGGCTGCTGCTACCAACCCTGCTATTCTCATAGTCGGCAGAGTCTTCGTTGGCCTTGGTGTTGGCATGGCTTCCATGGCTTCCCCCTTATACATCTCCGAGGCTTCTCCAACCAGAGTTCGCGGCGCCCTTGTTAGTCTCAACGGCTTCTTCATCACTGGAGGCCAGTTCCTCGCCTACTGCATCAACCTCGCCTTCACCTCTGCTCCCGGCACTTGGAGGTGGATGCTGGGAGTTGCTGCAGCTCCCGCTTTCATACAGATCGTCCTCATGCTTCTCCTCCCAGAGTCCCCCCGGTGGCTCTTCCGGAAGGGACGAGAAGAAGACGGCAAGTCAATTCTGAGGAAGATTTACCCCCCGGAGGAAGTTGAATCCGAAATCAATGCTCTCAAGGATTCCGTTGAGATGGAGATGAAGGATTCCGAAGCGTCCGGCAAGGTCAGCATAATCACACTGCTCAAGACCAAAACTGTGAGAAGAGGTTTGTATGCGGGAATGGGACTTCAAATATTCCAACAATTTGTGGGAATCAACACCGTCATGTACTACAGCCCAACCATAGTTCAGCTCGCTGGTTTCGCATCCAACCGAACCGCGCTTCTTCTTTCACTCGTAACCGCCGGCCTCAACGCATTTGGTTCAATTCTCAGCATATACTTCATAGATCGTACTGGAAGGAAGAAGCTTGTGTTGTTCAGCTTGTCCGGCGTTATACTGGCCCTCGTTGTTCTAACTGTTGTGTTCCATGAGAGCGCCACTCACTCTCCCATGGTTAGTTCAGTTGACACTTCCCACTACAACAACTACACTTGCCCTGATTACAAACTTGGCGCCACCCCTGCTCACTGGGATTGCACCAAGTGCCTCAAGGCCACTCCTCATTGTGGCTTCTGTGTTTCACAAGTTaacaag CTTGTGCATGGGGCGTGTTTGGTATCCAATGACACCACAAAGGACGCGTGCCAGAATGAAGGAAAGCTGTGGTACACGGAGGGTTGTCCTAGCAAAACAGGGTGGGTTGCACTCATTGGATTGTCACTCTACATAATATTCTTCTCTCCTGGGATGGGAACTGTGCCTTGGGTTGTCAACTCTGAGATATACCCTCTCAGGTACAGAGGAATCTGTGGAGGGATGGCATCTACTTCAAACTGGATCTCCAATCTTATTGTGGCACAGTCATTCCTGTCTTTGACACAAGCCATTGGGACTGCATATACATTCATGATATTCATATTCATCACAATTGCAGCCATCATCTTTGTCATCATCTTTGTGCCCGAGACCAAGGGGCTTCCAATTGAGGAAGTGGAGAACATGCTCGACAATAGAACTCTGCATTTCAAATTTTGGCAGACCAAGAGAAGAACATCTTACTCTGGAGTGGAACTCCCTCACAAGAATCACCCAATTAATTAA
- the LOC112792537 gene encoding probable inositol transporter 2: MEGGVHKPDASAFRECLSLSYKNPYVLRLAFSAGIGGLLFGYDTGVISGALLYIIDDFKDVDRKVWLQEAVVSTAIAGAIIGAAIGGWINDKYGRKIAIMLADLLFLLGSVIMAAAPSSAILIVGRVFVGLGVGMASMASPLYISEASPTKVRGALVSLNSFLITGGQFLSYLINLAFTKAPGTWRWMLGVAAAPALIQLVLMFFLPESPRWLYRKGKEDKAKETLIKVYQEKSLVDAEVQALKESVELEEKEAANSEKISIMKMLKTKTVRRALYAGVGLQFFQQFTGINTVMYYSPTIVQLAGFASNRTAMLLSLITSGLNAFGSILSIYFVDKAGRKKLALISLCGVAISLAILTATFRHTETHSPMISALDTSHFSNNTCTAFSKAANPAVWDCTACLKVDCGFCASSNKLMPGACLNPNDITKKLCQNDHRAWYTRGCPSNLGWLALLSLALYIIFFSPGMGTVPWVINSEIYPLRYRGICGGIASTTVWVSNLVVSQSFLSLTKAIGTAWTFMLFGIVAVVGFFYVAIVVPETKGVPIEEVESMLEERALHFRFWEKKTAPPNKQ; encoded by the exons ATGGAAGGAGGAGTACACAAGCCTGATGCTTCGGCCTTCCGCGAGTGTTTGTCTCTCTCGTATAAGAATCCTTACGTTCTTCGCCTGGCTTTCTCAGCTGGAATTGGTGGCCTCCTCTTCGGTTACGACACTG GAGTTATTTCGGGGGCTCTTTTGTACATAATAGATGACTTCAAAGATGTTGATAGGAAAGTTTGGCTTCAG GAAGCTGTTGTAAGTACGGCAATAGCTGGAGCAATCATAGGGGCAGCAATTGGTGGATGGATCAACGATAAATATGGAAGGAAAATCGCCATCATGCTTGCAGACTTGCTTTTTTTACTTGGCTCTGTAATCATGGCTGCCGCACCCTCCTCCGCCATTCTCATCGTAGGCCGAGTTTTTGTTGGTCTCGGTGTTGGTATGGCTTCCATGGCGTCTCCCCTCTATATTTCCGAGGCTTCGCCAACCAAAGTCCGTGGTGCACTTGTCAGTCTTAACAGCTTCCTCATCACCGGCGGCCAATTCCTCTCTTACCTCATTAACTTGGCATTTACCAAG GCACCAGGGACATGGAGGTGGATGCTTGGAGTGGCAGCAGCACCTGCCTTAATTCAATTGGTGCTAATGTTTTTTCTTCCTGAATCACCCCGCTGGCTCTACCGAAAGGGGAAGGAAGATAAAGCAAAGGAGACTCTGATCAAGGTTTATCAAGAAAAGAGTCTGGTTGATGCAGAGGTACAAGCCTTGAAGGAATCAGTTGAGTTGGAAGAGAAGGAAGCTGCAAACTCAGAAAAGATAAGCATAATGAAGATGCTGAAAACAAAAACTGTTAGGAGGGCTCTGTATGCAGGAGTTGGACTCCAATTCTTCCAGCAGTTTACGGGAATAAACACCGTAATGTACTATAGTCCCACTATTGTTCAGCTTGCTGGCTTTGCATCCAACCGGACTGCAATGCTTCTGTCCCTCATCACCTCCGGCCTCAACGCCTTTGGTTCCATCCTCAGTATTTACTTTGTCGATAAGGCTGGCCGCAAGAAGCTCGCCTTGATCAGTTTGTGTGGCGTTGCTATATCTCTGGCCATCCTTACCGCCACCTTCCGCCACACCGAGACTCATTCTCCCATGATCAGTGCATTAGATACTTCCCATTTCAGTAACAACACTTGCACTGCTTTCTCCAAAGCTGCAAATCCTGCTGTATGGGATTGCACGGCATGCCTCAAGGTTGATTGTGGCTTCTGTGCTTCATCTAACAAG TTGATGCCTGGAGCATGTTTGAACCCAAATGACATAACAAAGAAGCTGTGCCAGAATGATCACAGAGCATGGTACACAAGGGGATGTCCTAGCAACCTTGGCTGGCTTGCGCTCCTTAGTCTTGCTCTCTACATCATATTCTTCTCGCCCGGGATGGGAACCGTTCCTTGGGTTATCAACTCTGAGATTTATCCTCTCCGGTACAGAGGAATTTGCGGAGGAATTGCCTCTACCACCGTTTGGGTTTCCAATCTTGTGGTTTCACAGTCCTTCCTCTCTCTCACAAAGGCTATTGGCACAGCTTGGACGTTCATGCTCTTTGGAATTGTCGCCGTCGTGGGATTTTTCTACGTGGCCATCGTGGTTCCTGAAACCAAAGGAGTTCCAATTGAGGAAGTTGAAAGTATGCTGGAAGAGAGAGCTCTGCACTTTAGGTTTTGGGAGAAGAAAACTGCTCCCCCAAACAAGCAGTAA